The following are from one region of the Streptomyces fradiae genome:
- a CDS encoding HAD-IA family hydrolase: MTSESNFVLFDVDGTLMDAVENQRRVWHAWAGRHGLDGAEVYAVALRTRPVETFAAVAPGADPAECLALLHALEDEDVRTGVYGAFAGAGELLRALPTGRWALVTSNYEHRVRGRFERTGLPVPEVVVDAASVAEGKPSPVPYLRAAEILGADPARCLVIEDAPSGVRAGRAAGMTVWTVNTATAAEGSQRHFATLAEAAPEILAWV, encoded by the coding sequence ATGACCAGCGAGAGCAACTTCGTCCTCTTCGACGTCGACGGCACCCTCATGGACGCCGTCGAGAACCAGCGCCGCGTCTGGCACGCGTGGGCCGGGCGGCACGGGCTCGACGGGGCCGAGGTGTACGCCGTCGCGCTGCGCACGCGGCCGGTGGAGACGTTCGCGGCCGTGGCGCCCGGGGCGGATCCGGCGGAGTGTCTGGCGCTGCTGCACGCGCTGGAGGACGAGGACGTGCGGACCGGGGTGTACGGGGCGTTCGCCGGGGCCGGCGAGCTGTTGCGGGCGCTGCCCACCGGGCGCTGGGCGCTGGTGACGTCGAACTACGAGCACCGGGTGCGGGGGCGGTTCGAGCGGACCGGGCTGCCCGTGCCCGAGGTCGTGGTGGACGCGGCGTCGGTGGCGGAGGGCAAGCCGTCGCCCGTGCCGTATCTGCGGGCGGCGGAGATCCTCGGGGCGGACCCGGCGCGGTGTCTGGTGATCGAGGACGCGCCGTCCGGCGTACGGGCGGGGCGGGCAGCCGGGATGACCGTCTGGACCGTCAACACGGCGACGGCCGCGGAGGGTTCGCAGCGGCACTTCGCGACGCTCGCGGAGGCGGCGCCGGAGATCCTGGCCTGGGTGTGA
- a CDS encoding oxaloacetate decarboxylase, with amino-acid sequence MGYGNELRARIAAPGTTPLIGVYDMYSASVAAEHYDGMFVSGFGFAASYYGLPDIGFIAWPDMVAFVQRLRGAFPRHHLLVDIDDGYVDPEVACHVVEGLERIGASGVILEDQKRPRRCGHADGKQVLPLDEYLAKLEMVLQTRRDMVVVARTDATDEDDILRRAKCLAATDADVVLVDGVRSVEWIRRIRDVVDGKPLLFNQIAGGKSPRLSLSELSELGVDVAIYSTPCLFAAHQAMDSALAELRSADGRLPSFDPDRGVGVAASTRLLERNITRHHEHHGDRERVGA; translated from the coding sequence ATCGGTTACGGCAACGAGCTCAGGGCGCGGATCGCCGCGCCCGGCACCACCCCGCTCATCGGGGTCTACGACATGTACTCGGCGTCCGTCGCGGCCGAGCACTACGACGGCATGTTCGTGTCCGGCTTCGGCTTCGCCGCCTCGTACTACGGGCTTCCGGACATCGGGTTCATCGCCTGGCCGGACATGGTGGCCTTCGTGCAGCGGCTGCGCGGCGCGTTCCCGCGGCACCACCTCCTGGTGGACATCGACGACGGCTACGTCGACCCCGAGGTCGCCTGCCACGTCGTCGAGGGCCTGGAGCGGATCGGGGCCTCCGGGGTGATCCTGGAGGACCAGAAGCGGCCGCGGCGGTGCGGGCACGCGGACGGCAAGCAGGTGCTGCCGCTCGACGAGTACCTGGCGAAGCTGGAGATGGTGCTGCAGACCCGGCGGGACATGGTGGTCGTGGCGCGGACGGACGCGACGGACGAGGACGACATCCTGCGGCGCGCGAAGTGCCTGGCGGCGACGGACGCCGACGTCGTGCTCGTGGACGGGGTACGGAGCGTGGAGTGGATCCGGCGGATCCGTGACGTGGTCGACGGCAAGCCGCTGCTCTTCAACCAGATCGCGGGCGGCAAGTCGCCGCGGCTCTCGCTCTCCGAACTCTCCGAGCTCGGCGTCGACGTGGCGATCTACAGCACGCCGTGCCTCTTCGCCGCGCACCAGGCGATGGACTCGGCGCTCGCCGAACTCAGGTCGGCGGACGGCCGGTTGCCCTCCTTCGACCCGGACCGCGGCGTCGGCGTCGCCGCCTCCACCCGCCTCCTGGAGCGCAACATCACCCGCCACCACGAGCACCACGGGGACCGTGAGCGGGTGGGCGCGTGA
- a CDS encoding NADPH-dependent F420 reductase → MRIGVLGTGNMADALATQWVRAGHEVTIGGRDLARAAGLAARIGDGTRGGGLREAAEFGEVVLAALPYGAGAGVVRELRTALAGRTLVDCSNPVGPGFELLTEGGPSAARQLADAAPEARVVKAFNLCHEGVWRLSPPVFDGRPLAVPVCGDDEAAVARVRTLVADLGCTPFAGGGLDRAGLLEATAALFIALWVGEGADVQAIAPPLG, encoded by the coding sequence ATGCGGATCGGCGTCCTGGGAACGGGCAACATGGCCGACGCGCTCGCCACGCAGTGGGTGCGGGCAGGGCACGAAGTGACCATCGGCGGGCGGGACTTGGCGCGTGCGGCCGGGCTGGCCGCACGGATCGGGGACGGGACGCGGGGCGGCGGGCTGCGGGAGGCCGCCGAGTTCGGGGAGGTCGTCCTGGCCGCCCTGCCGTACGGGGCGGGCGCCGGCGTCGTACGGGAGCTGCGCACCGCCCTCGCGGGCCGGACGCTCGTCGACTGCTCCAACCCCGTCGGGCCGGGCTTCGAGCTCCTGACGGAGGGCGGTCCGTCGGCCGCGCGGCAGCTGGCCGACGCGGCACCGGAGGCGCGGGTCGTGAAGGCCTTCAACCTCTGCCACGAGGGGGTGTGGCGGCTGAGCCCGCCGGTCTTCGACGGGCGGCCGCTCGCCGTCCCGGTCTGCGGCGACGACGAGGCCGCCGTCGCCCGAGTGCGCACCCTGGTCGCGGACCTCGGCTGCACGCCGTTCGCGGGCGGCGGCCTGGACCGCGCGGGCCTCCTGGAGGCCACGGCCGCACTCTTCATCGCGCTCTGGGTCGGCGAGGGCGCCGACGTCCAGGCCATCGCCCCGCCGCTGGGCTAG
- a CDS encoding alpha/beta fold hydrolase, producing MPYADVNGMSLYFEEHGTSEDTVPPLVLLHGGFGAGEMFQPLLAAGLGEGRRVITVDLQAHGRTPDVVGRPMSMEAMADDVAGLVKELGLPAVDVLGYSLGAGTAARLAVQHPDLVHRVVLVSMPARREGWFPGVRAQMDAMHEGAADALKQSPMYELYERLAPRPEDWPVLVEKVASMNRRDYDWTEELSGVTAPVLLVFADADGISPAHMVEFYGLLGGGHKDPGWDGADRPASRLAVIPGATHYDLMFSPLLVPVVRSFL from the coding sequence ATGCCCTACGCCGATGTCAACGGAATGTCCCTGTACTTCGAGGAGCACGGCACGAGCGAGGACACCGTTCCGCCGCTCGTCCTGCTCCACGGCGGCTTCGGCGCCGGGGAGATGTTCCAGCCGCTGCTGGCCGCCGGGCTCGGCGAGGGGCGTCGGGTGATCACCGTCGATCTGCAGGCGCACGGGCGGACGCCGGACGTCGTCGGCCGGCCGATGTCGATGGAGGCGATGGCCGACGACGTGGCCGGGCTCGTGAAGGAGCTCGGGCTGCCCGCCGTCGACGTCCTCGGCTACTCCCTCGGGGCCGGGACCGCCGCCCGGCTCGCGGTGCAGCACCCGGATCTGGTGCACCGGGTCGTGCTGGTGTCGATGCCGGCGCGGCGCGAGGGGTGGTTCCCGGGCGTGCGGGCGCAGATGGACGCGATGCACGAGGGCGCGGCGGACGCGCTGAAGCAGTCGCCGATGTACGAGCTGTACGAGCGGCTCGCGCCGCGGCCGGAGGACTGGCCGGTGCTCGTCGAGAAGGTCGCGTCGATGAACCGCCGCGACTACGACTGGACCGAGGAGCTGAGCGGGGTCACCGCGCCCGTGCTGCTCGTCTTCGCCGACGCGGACGGGATCAGCCCGGCGCACATGGTGGAGTTCTACGGGCTGCTCGGCGGCGGCCACAAGGACCCGGGCTGGGACGGCGCCGACCGGCCCGCGTCCCGCCTCGCCGTGATCCCGGGGGCCACGCACTACGACCTGATGTTCTCGCCGCTGCTCGTGCCGGTGGTGCGGTCGTTCCTGTGA
- a CDS encoding winged helix-turn-helix transcriptional regulator, whose translation MTPDDFLADCRARLAFDLLSNTWNAVVLWALRDDPQRPVELRDRIGGISSKVLNETLRRLQFNGLIDRSPRPGASPPHVAYALTPLGRTLLPAIDLIGAWAFEHGDEVMAAQEKAGGEGVSAP comes from the coding sequence GTGACGCCCGACGACTTTCTCGCGGACTGCCGCGCCCGCCTCGCCTTCGACCTGCTCTCCAACACCTGGAACGCGGTGGTCCTCTGGGCCCTCCGTGACGATCCGCAGCGCCCGGTCGAACTCCGCGACCGCATCGGCGGGATCAGCTCCAAGGTCCTCAACGAGACCCTCCGCCGCCTGCAGTTCAACGGCCTGATCGACCGGAGCCCCCGACCCGGGGCGTCGCCCCCGCACGTCGCCTACGCCCTGACCCCGCTGGGCCGAACCCTGCTGCCCGCCATCGACCTGATCGGCGCGTGGGCCTTCGAGCACGGGGACGAGGTGATGGCCGCGCAGGAGAAAGCCGGAGGGGAAGGGGTGTCTGCGCCGTGA